The following coding sequences lie in one Pseudomonas syringae CC1557 genomic window:
- a CDS encoding TetR/AcrR family transcriptional regulator codes for MFVKSDPPLPARRRIPKGDLRKVEIIKAAMIIFARDGYAGASLTNIAKVAGISQVGLLHHFPNKLALLQAVLEHRDQYVASRLQEADQDGSLQGFISFLKLVMSFSIEDASVSQALMIINTESLSVTHPAHRWFSERFGIVHGHLQAHLNSLVKTGAIRPDIDVKQISVEIASMMDGMQIQWLRSPGDVQIEGAFARFLERLAQDLTKRQATID; via the coding sequence ATGTTTGTGAAGTCCGATCCACCTCTGCCAGCCAGACGCCGTATCCCCAAAGGCGATCTGCGTAAGGTCGAGATCATCAAAGCGGCCATGATCATTTTCGCGCGAGATGGGTATGCCGGTGCCTCACTGACAAATATCGCCAAAGTTGCCGGTATCTCACAAGTAGGCTTGTTGCATCACTTTCCAAACAAGTTAGCGCTGCTGCAGGCCGTTCTTGAACATCGCGACCAGTATGTTGCCTCAAGACTGCAGGAAGCGGATCAGGACGGCTCTTTGCAAGGCTTCATCTCGTTCCTGAAACTGGTCATGAGTTTCAGCATTGAGGATGCCTCGGTCAGCCAGGCGTTGATGATCATCAACACGGAAAGCCTGTCGGTCACGCACCCGGCGCACCGTTGGTTCAGCGAACGTTTCGGGATTGTTCACGGCCATCTTCAGGCTCATCTGAATTCGCTGGTCAAGACAGGTGCCATTCGACCGGACATCGACGTAAAGCAGATCAGTGTGGAGATAGCTTCGATGATGGACGGTATGCAGATTCAATGGCTCCGGTCGCCGGGTGACGTCCAGATAGAAGGGGCATTTGCGAGGTTTCTGGAGCGACTGGCGCAGGATCTGACAAAGCGCCAGGCAACCATTGATTAG
- a CDS encoding toxin VasX, with the protein MTEKYGTRQQRRATHFPKTPATATSLCPFRGPNIAIVPVRYALDRSRYDTDPKQLKPLTKDGKWARLPKLKTRSYTLRQLYDGYVYVFDETAQTLHEYVASAIGGHLNRIVWTDAHIGNDQRNSASDGQPFLLYPRSNLLHIAFSPVQWTWRLCEHMRSNPPSRALWMKALDLKRYCITMAEPDTLPLNRIAEVVADIDEGKVVEDGRFADSAIPTACPPSDDNVTQALFSPLGADVFWRGSVDDQDSSLLIALDDPLAVFNDLGMQLAADQAAYLNWQAEHEHKIQIAQTVTTLCGAESEQEKLPASVRGNTLLTHQYLSDVEAYFEQCILEEAQISSSSAPGDFLLLPDMFKSLDLRKAIEARYGSAPSEQGLQVWKDRHKWRREVDLNGARQYLLQHLSTGEKGLQQVRDTQSDFQHWATRLGTEPLKLFIDTTNPKNLLYLQMIMLNLQIIYAQDDAANAWLAEQEANTSSLFGTLRYGFSPTLKHALHQEADALLNGLGDVTNLATRVGELNGALNHQGFADKPWMKSLKQSAQDTFKALGELSSGAGKATLESILLAWVPIDSRLTVGKQQNIVALIRTLLIGQVLLDSPARIAINQHVITQLKQWIREWRVLDKQISDTRRSWQYPTAYQPRKSIARDLAAHQQKLRAHELSLPALLDFQNNEYAKQLQSEIRQYAQTGKDWLAQAKRWIDNLGGIAGSITWGVIMLNFINTALTYRDLTRDGDFSVKDIGKVTYGLGYSFNLLMAVYVEAPWNAIKNAKPVLIDGKNVGILDKSAAYWKAKGNVAWAEAIGGFRGSMIAMGAFGIAAATLELKDISEDFNAARTLQEKTAIAVKGIAVFAMGAGSIIQLLAGVSPASTPTIIATGSWFSVALLVAGFIYLFATMALNYFKQDSIGWWLRRCCWSRTIDYRYPDSTKGKYEEARALLEIQLSPQIYVKSTVHYEDRYLGKGDYISVAVQNGAGVHVRLPGMVRGHSVHFNVISSKRPWGVLPVEKIDHPIHESFLDRGQFKKAEQFGTLTNTPSGKASEDLTFPRMPPENEDVIWETWVPLDKGATYLELQIWYPTTLISPGGDDRGYLFQMELGIRGDTDVDGLDTVELEVKASSRMGSLTLEVAESTPV; encoded by the coding sequence ATGACCGAAAAATACGGCACCCGCCAACAGCGACGTGCGACACACTTTCCAAAAACGCCTGCCACGGCCACCAGCCTGTGCCCCTTCCGAGGTCCGAACATCGCCATCGTGCCGGTGCGCTATGCGCTGGATCGCTCGCGCTACGACACTGATCCCAAGCAGCTGAAGCCGCTGACAAAAGATGGCAAATGGGCCCGCCTGCCGAAGCTGAAGACACGCAGCTACACCTTGCGCCAGCTGTACGACGGTTACGTTTACGTATTCGACGAAACCGCCCAAACGCTGCATGAATACGTCGCCTCAGCCATCGGCGGCCATCTGAACCGAATCGTCTGGACAGACGCGCACATCGGCAACGACCAGCGGAACAGTGCCAGCGACGGTCAGCCCTTTCTGCTCTACCCACGCAGCAATCTGTTGCACATTGCCTTTTCGCCCGTACAGTGGACGTGGCGTCTCTGCGAGCACATGCGTTCCAACCCGCCAAGCCGCGCGTTATGGATGAAAGCGCTGGACCTGAAACGCTACTGCATCACCATGGCCGAGCCCGACACCCTGCCGCTGAACCGCATCGCCGAAGTGGTCGCGGATATCGACGAAGGTAAGGTGGTTGAAGATGGCCGTTTTGCAGATTCGGCGATTCCCACTGCTTGCCCGCCTTCGGATGACAATGTAACCCAAGCGCTGTTTTCACCACTGGGTGCCGACGTCTTTTGGCGGGGCAGCGTCGACGATCAGGACAGTTCGCTGCTCATCGCCCTCGACGATCCGCTCGCCGTTTTCAACGACCTGGGCATGCAGTTGGCGGCCGATCAGGCGGCATACCTGAACTGGCAGGCCGAACACGAACACAAGATCCAGATCGCCCAGACCGTCACCACGCTGTGTGGCGCGGAAAGCGAGCAGGAGAAACTGCCCGCCTCGGTGCGTGGCAATACGCTACTCACACATCAGTACCTGAGCGACGTCGAAGCATATTTCGAGCAATGCATCCTCGAAGAAGCGCAGATCAGCAGCAGCTCGGCTCCCGGCGACTTTCTGCTGCTGCCGGACATGTTCAAAAGCCTCGACCTGCGTAAAGCGATCGAAGCCCGTTATGGCAGCGCACCCTCGGAACAAGGCCTGCAAGTCTGGAAAGATCGCCACAAATGGCGGCGCGAAGTCGATCTGAACGGTGCGCGTCAGTACCTGTTGCAGCATCTATCGACCGGCGAAAAAGGGCTGCAACAGGTGCGTGACACGCAAAGCGATTTCCAGCATTGGGCGACACGCCTGGGCACCGAACCGCTTAAGCTGTTCATTGACACCACAAACCCGAAAAACCTGCTGTATTTGCAGATGATCATGCTCAACCTGCAGATCATCTACGCTCAGGACGACGCCGCAAACGCCTGGCTCGCCGAGCAGGAAGCCAACACCAGCAGCCTGTTCGGCACCTTGCGCTATGGTTTTTCGCCCACCCTGAAACACGCCCTGCATCAAGAAGCCGATGCGCTGCTCAACGGCCTCGGCGACGTCACCAACCTGGCCACCCGCGTCGGCGAACTCAATGGCGCGCTTAATCACCAGGGCTTCGCCGACAAACCGTGGATGAAGTCGCTGAAACAGTCGGCTCAAGACACCTTCAAAGCACTTGGCGAACTTTCCAGCGGCGCAGGCAAGGCGACACTCGAAAGCATCCTGCTGGCCTGGGTGCCCATCGACAGCCGTCTCACGGTGGGCAAACAGCAGAACATCGTTGCGTTGATTCGCACGCTGCTGATCGGCCAGGTTCTGCTCGACTCGCCAGCACGCATCGCGATTAATCAGCACGTTATTACACAACTGAAACAGTGGATACGCGAGTGGCGGGTGCTCGACAAACAGATCAGTGATACGCGCCGTAGCTGGCAATATCCAACTGCCTACCAACCCCGCAAAAGCATCGCACGCGACCTGGCGGCCCATCAGCAGAAACTGCGCGCGCATGAACTGAGCCTGCCTGCCCTGCTCGACTTCCAGAACAACGAGTATGCAAAACAGTTGCAGAGCGAGATCCGCCAGTACGCCCAGACCGGCAAAGACTGGCTCGCCCAGGCCAAACGCTGGATCGACAACCTGGGCGGTATTGCAGGCTCGATCACGTGGGGCGTGATCATGCTCAACTTCATCAACACCGCCCTCACCTACCGGGACCTGACGAGGGACGGTGATTTCAGTGTGAAGGACATTGGCAAAGTCACTTACGGGTTGGGGTATAGCTTCAACTTGCTGATGGCGGTGTATGTCGAGGCGCCCTGGAACGCGATCAAGAATGCGAAGCCAGTGCTGATTGATGGCAAGAATGTCGGGATTCTTGACAAGTCGGCGGCTTACTGGAAGGCGAAAGGCAATGTCGCATGGGCGGAAGCTATAGGTGGGTTCAGAGGCTCGATGATAGCGATGGGGGCGTTTGGGATAGCAGCGGCTACGTTGGAATTAAAAGATATTTCTGAAGATTTTAACGCCGCTAGAACATTACAAGAAAAAACCGCTATTGCTGTAAAGGGCATCGCTGTATTCGCAATGGGGGCAGGTTCAATCATTCAGCTACTTGCAGGAGTTTCTCCTGCCAGCACACCTACAATTATTGCAACTGGCTCATGGTTCAGTGTCGCGCTGCTGGTGGCCGGTTTTATTTACCTCTTTGCTACAATGGCCTTGAATTATTTTAAGCAAGACAGTATCGGCTGGTGGCTACGCAGGTGCTGTTGGTCGAGGACCATAGACTATCGGTACCCCGACTCTACCAAGGGAAAGTATGAAGAAGCTCGCGCACTACTGGAGATTCAATTATCACCTCAAATTTATGTAAAAAGCACTGTACATTATGAAGACCGTTATCTTGGTAAAGGCGATTACATAAGCGTAGCAGTGCAAAACGGCGCGGGGGTACACGTACGCCTGCCGGGCATGGTAAGAGGGCACTCCGTACATTTCAACGTTATCAGCAGCAAAAGACCATGGGGTGTATTGCCTGTAGAAAAGATAGATCACCCAATACATGAAAGCTTTCTGGACCGAGGGCAATTTAAGAAGGCTGAGCAGTTCGGGACACTTACCAACACGCCGTCGGGCAAAGCGAGCGAAGACTTAACGTTCCCCCGGATGCCACCCGAGAACGAAGACGTCATCTGGGAAACCTGGGTGCCACTCGACAAGGGCGCAACGTATCTGGAGTTGCAAATCTGGTACCCGACCACCCTGATAAGTCCCGGCGGGGATGATCGTGGTTATCTGTTTCAGATGGAGCTGGGCATAAGAGGCGATACTGACGTTGATGGTTTGGATACTGTGGAACTTGAAGTAAAAGCCTCCAGCAGGATGGGTTCCCTCACCCTGGAAGTCGCAGAGAGCACACCGGTATGA